A region of Candidatus Dadabacteria bacterium DNA encodes the following proteins:
- a CDS encoding HU family DNA-binding protein: MTKSDIASHIADRCDVSKKAAGEILDELVQLTYRETKKNKKEGFTFPGLGKFTVAKRKARMGRNPATGESIKIAAKNVVKFKISKACTDGVVG; encoded by the coding sequence ATGACAAAGTCTGACATCGCTTCTCACATCGCAGACAGGTGTGACGTTTCAAAGAAGGCGGCGGGAGAGATTCTTGACGAACTCGTCCAGCTCACCTACAGAGAGACAAAGAAGAACAAAAAGGAAGGGTTCACCTTTCCGGGCCTCGGCAAGTTCACCGTCGCTAAGCGCAAAGCCCGCATGGGACGCAATCCCGCGACCGGAGAGTCCATAAAAATTGCCGCCAAAAACGTGGTGAAGTTTAAGATCTCCAAGGCCTGCACAGACGGCGTGGTCGGCTGA
- a CDS encoding DUF3891 family protein: MIRRRTDEGWLLFAQDDHARLAAQVMKLWGGGGFFFPQSPEDLLFALSEHDCGWKEPDSRPGLNGAGEPMDFTEVAPQPQTEIWRRSFGAHCGERPVASALIALHFNRFNNRTLSKRPNRWSLSLKDEIGEFVEKTLGVRPCGIAPETTRLLKLLQIGDALSLALCHAWGRFEITDAPLADGGAVDITVLLEEDGGFSVRPWPFLRREPLNFEICVRQTAGHNFKTTGRLIESINSRPSGSENFCISP, encoded by the coding sequence ATGATTCGCAGAAGAACGGATGAGGGCTGGCTTCTGTTTGCTCAGGATGACCACGCCCGGCTTGCCGCGCAAGTGATGAAACTGTGGGGCGGCGGCGGGTTTTTCTTTCCGCAGAGTCCGGAAGACCTGCTGTTTGCGCTGTCCGAGCATGACTGCGGATGGAAAGAGCCGGACTCGCGCCCCGGCCTCAACGGCGCCGGAGAGCCGATGGATTTCACCGAGGTCGCCCCGCAGCCTCAAACGGAGATATGGCGGCGCTCGTTCGGCGCGCACTGCGGGGAGCGCCCCGTTGCGAGCGCGCTTATCGCCCTTCACTTCAACAGATTCAACAACCGGACCCTGTCAAAGCGCCCGAACCGGTGGTCTCTTTCCCTGAAGGATGAGATAGGGGAATTCGTGGAAAAAACATTGGGCGTCCGCCCGTGCGGTATTGCCCCGGAAACGACAAGACTGCTAAAACTTCTCCAAATCGGAGACGCCCTTTCTCTCGCGCTGTGTCATGCGTGGGGCAGGTTTGAGATTACGGACGCGCCCCTTGCGGACGGAGGGGCGGTGGATATAACCGTCCTTCTTGAGGAAGACGGCGGTTTTTCCGTGAGGCCGTGGCCGTTTTTACGCAGAGAGCCTCTGAACTTTGAGATATGTGTCCGGCAGACCGCCGGACACAACTTTAAGACCACCGGGCGGTTGATTGAGAGCATAAACTCCCGCCCGTCCGGAAGTGAAAATTTTTGTATTTCCCCGTGA
- a CDS encoding L-threonylcarbamoyladenylate synthase, translating to MSVKTEVIKAGDPSAAEKAARAVCGGAVIVCPTETLYGIGGLALNREAARKTSDIKRRPPGKPLSVLVRNMEMLLRHFTLTEKQAAAYERMLPLPLTLVLRPREAGAFPPETSKDGHTAARVSGGEFVRRLFELIDEPLISSSANISGEPVVKDGEGAERVFGGKVELIVDSGNLPPSEGSAIVSLAGEKPEILRRGDLSPEQLSEFLQWLS from the coding sequence ATGAGCGTTAAAACCGAGGTCATCAAAGCGGGCGACCCCTCCGCCGCGGAAAAGGCGGCGCGGGCAGTATGCGGGGGCGCGGTAATTGTCTGCCCCACCGAAACCCTCTACGGCATAGGCGGGCTTGCGCTGAACCGCGAGGCGGCGCGCAAAACCTCGGACATTAAGCGCCGTCCGCCGGGCAAGCCGCTTTCCGTCCTCGTCAGAAACATGGAGATGCTTTTGCGCCACTTCACCCTGACGGAAAAACAGGCGGCCGCCTATGAAAGGATGCTGCCCCTGCCGCTCACACTGGTTTTGCGCCCGAGGGAAGCGGGCGCGTTTCCGCCCGAAACTTCAAAAGACGGACACACCGCCGCAAGGGTGTCGGGAGGGGAGTTTGTCCGGCGGCTTTTTGAGTTGATTGACGAGCCGCTCATATCTTCAAGCGCGAATATAAGCGGCGAACCGGTCGTTAAGGACGGAGAGGGCGCGGAGAGGGTCTTCGGGGGAAAAGTTGAACTAATAGTTGATTCCGGTAACCTTCCCCCTTCAGAGGGGTCGGCGATAGTGAGCCTTGCGGGAGAAAAGCCCGAAATTTTGCGCCGCGGCGACCTCAGTCCGGAACAATTGAGCGAATTTTTACAATGGCTGTCGTAA
- a CDS encoding DUF1015 domain-containing protein, producing MAVVKGFRGILYTGRHSEVVAPPYDVIDPQMQRALYEKHPHNCVRLILSKEPGESRYADSARTFRDWLDKNILAMDEKPAVYTYFQDFESGGKKFTRKGFIARVRIEDFEKGVVLAHEQTFKKHKDDRLKLTRACEANMSQVFCVYSDPQMAVEKTLEAAGGEHVAEVDFDGVKNTVRRICDPDALSAVSGLMADKKLLIADGHHRYETSINYRNLRGGEGGSEYVMMFLCGAESEGLIVEPTHRVIRNFGEKPAGALAGALQNRFNCREIPPRGGEKLRGEEVMFVYGRGKKAIVFSPPDGWRNYKSMGVFTLRDIVIEKIIKEEMKLGEPDIHFTKSRDEVLDIAEADGGAACFIMPKPRIADIMDAADDGVRMPQKTTYFYPKILSGLVMNPLWD from the coding sequence ATGGCTGTCGTAAAAGGTTTTCGGGGAATTTTATACACCGGCCGCCATTCCGAAGTGGTCGCGCCCCCCTATGATGTGATTGACCCGCAAATGCAGCGCGCGCTTTACGAAAAACACCCCCACAACTGCGTCCGGCTTATACTTTCAAAAGAGCCCGGAGAGAGCCGTTACGCCGACTCCGCGCGGACCTTCAGGGACTGGCTTGATAAAAACATTCTTGCCATGGATGAAAAGCCCGCCGTTTACACGTATTTTCAGGATTTTGAGTCCGGCGGGAAAAAGTTCACCAGAAAGGGTTTTATCGCGCGGGTGAGGATTGAGGATTTTGAAAAAGGCGTTGTCCTCGCCCATGAGCAGACCTTCAAAAAACACAAGGATGACCGGCTCAAACTGACCCGCGCGTGCGAAGCGAACATGAGCCAGGTTTTCTGCGTTTACTCCGACCCGCAAATGGCGGTTGAAAAAACCCTTGAAGCCGCCGGGGGCGAGCACGTGGCGGAAGTGGATTTTGACGGGGTGAAAAACACCGTTCGCAGAATTTGCGACCCGGACGCCCTTTCCGCCGTTTCCGGTTTAATGGCGGATAAAAAACTTCTCATAGCGGACGGCCACCATCGCTATGAAACCTCAATAAACTACAGAAACCTGCGCGGGGGCGAAGGCGGCAGCGAATATGTGATGATGTTCCTGTGCGGCGCCGAGAGCGAGGGGCTTATCGTTGAGCCCACCCACAGAGTGATAAGGAATTTCGGGGAAAAACCCGCCGGGGCGCTCGCGGGCGCGCTGCAAAACCGCTTCAACTGCCGGGAAATCCCGCCGCGCGGCGGGGAAAAACTGCGGGGCGAAGAGGTTATGTTTGTTTACGGGCGCGGGAAAAAAGCGATTGTCTTTTCGCCGCCGGACGGCTGGCGGAACTACAAAAGCATGGGCGTTTTCACCCTGCGGGACATTGTTATTGAAAAAATAATAAAAGAGGAAATGAAACTCGGCGAGCCGGATATTCATTTCACAAAATCCCGCGATGAGGTTTTGGACATTGCGGAAGCGGACGGCGGCGCGGCGTGTTTCATAATGCCGAAACCGCGCATTGCCGACATAATGGACGCGGCGGATGACGGGGTGAGAATGCCGCAGAAAACAACCTATTTTTATCCCAAAATTCTTTCCGGGTTGGTTATGAACCCGCTTTGGGATTAG
- the lepA gene encoding translation elongation factor 4, translating into MDAGNIRNFSIIAHVDHGKSTLADRLLEFTGTLSEREKKDQFLDKMELERERGITIKAQAVRINYAAADGQTYQLNLIDTPGHVDFSYEVSRSLMACEGALLVVDASQGVEAQTMAHTYLAADSGLEIIPVINKIDLPSADPERVAKEIEDVLGIDTGGAVRASAKDGTGVREILEAIVDKVPPPAEKSGDPLKALIFDSWFSSYEGVAMLVRVFEGKLRKGMPVQLMSTGRKYQVKRLGVFRPNMSNTEELGTGEVGFVTAAVKEINEAHVGDTITDAGKPASAALEGFKVMKPMVFSGLYPTNTGDYERLREALEKLILNDSSFVYEPETSAALGFGFRCGFLGLLHMEIIRERLEREFDLELITTAPTVIYKTVHASGDEKFIDNPADFPMGDKRISVEEPFVLVSIHTPSNVLGQIIELCENRRGVQKNMKYITPERMIIEYVLPLSEMVFDFYDRLKSVSRGYASMDYEPTGYKASNLTRLDILVNGAPVDALSLIVHKDKAYERGRDLIEKLKELIPRQLYEVAIQAAIGSRVIARETVRAMRKDVTSKCYGGDVTRKRKLLEKQKEGKKRMKQVGSVEIPQEAFLAVLKT; encoded by the coding sequence ATGGACGCGGGAAACATAAGAAACTTTTCAATAATCGCCCATGTGGACCATGGCAAGTCCACGCTTGCCGACCGCCTTCTTGAATTTACCGGAACGTTAAGCGAACGGGAAAAAAAAGACCAGTTTCTTGACAAAATGGAGCTTGAGCGGGAGCGCGGAATTACCATCAAGGCGCAGGCGGTCAGAATAAATTATGCGGCGGCGGACGGGCAGACCTACCAACTGAACCTGATAGACACGCCGGGGCATGTTGATTTCAGTTACGAGGTTTCCAGAAGTCTGATGGCGTGCGAGGGCGCTCTTCTGGTGGTTGACGCGTCTCAGGGCGTTGAGGCGCAAACGATGGCGCACACCTATCTGGCGGCGGACTCAGGCCTTGAGATTATTCCGGTGATAAACAAAATAGACCTCCCCTCCGCCGACCCCGAACGGGTTGCGAAGGAAATTGAGGATGTGCTGGGAATTGACACCGGCGGCGCGGTGCGGGCGAGCGCAAAAGACGGCACGGGCGTCCGGGAAATTCTTGAGGCAATAGTGGACAAAGTCCCCCCTCCGGCGGAAAAAAGCGGCGACCCGCTCAAGGCGCTTATTTTTGACAGTTGGTTCAGTTCCTACGAGGGGGTTGCAATGCTGGTCAGGGTTTTTGAGGGAAAACTGCGCAAGGGGATGCCCGTCCAGCTCATGTCAACGGGCAGAAAGTATCAGGTCAAAAGGCTGGGGGTGTTCAGGCCGAACATGAGCAACACCGAAGAACTCGGAACTGGGGAGGTGGGTTTTGTAACCGCCGCCGTTAAAGAGATAAACGAGGCGCATGTGGGAGACACCATAACGGATGCGGGCAAACCGGCTTCCGCCGCCCTTGAGGGTTTCAAGGTGATGAAGCCGATGGTTTTCAGTGGGCTTTACCCCACAAACACGGGGGATTACGAGCGGCTGCGCGAGGCGCTTGAAAAACTCATACTGAACGATTCCTCTTTTGTTTATGAGCCGGAAACCTCCGCCGCGCTGGGGTTCGGGTTCAGGTGCGGATTTCTGGGGCTGCTTCACATGGAGATAATAAGGGAGCGGCTTGAAAGAGAGTTTGACCTTGAACTGATAACGACCGCCCCGACCGTCATTTATAAAACCGTTCACGCCTCCGGCGATGAAAAATTCATAGACAATCCCGCCGATTTCCCCATGGGAGACAAAAGAATATCCGTTGAAGAGCCGTTTGTTCTGGTTTCAATCCATACTCCTTCAAATGTGCTGGGGCAGATTATAGAGTTATGCGAAAACCGGCGGGGGGTTCAGAAGAACATGAAATACATAACTCCCGAGCGCATGATAATTGAATATGTCCTGCCTCTGTCCGAAATGGTCTTTGATTTTTACGACCGCCTGAAATCGGTTTCGCGCGGCTACGCTTCAATGGATTACGAACCGACCGGATACAAGGCTTCAAACCTTACCCGTCTGGATATATTGGTGAACGGCGCCCCGGTGGACGCGCTTTCGCTGATAGTCCACAAAGACAAGGCGTATGAGCGGGGGAGAGACTTGATTGAGAAATTAAAAGAGTTGATTCCGCGCCAGTTGTATGAAGTGGCGATACAGGCGGCGATTGGAAGCCGGGTTATTGCGAGGGAAACAGTCCGCGCAATGAGAAAGGATGTAACTTCAAAATGCTACGGCGGGGATGTTACCAGAAAGAGGAAATTGCTTGAAAAACAGAAAGAAGGGAAAAAACGGATGAAACAGGTCGGTAGTGTGGAAATACCGCAAGAGGCGTTTCTGGCGGTTTTGAAGACTTGA